One genomic window of Thiovulum sp. ES includes the following:
- a CDS encoding low-affinity cAMP phosphodiesterase: MNYLGKVLGASGSKTRESGTVSFQIADNILIDAGNIFQKYEFDTNKIEHVFISHSHFDHILELPFLIENGFTVRTKPLKIHGLKSTIDNIKKFMFNNDIWPDFSLIPLLTTGEKSISFEEFEFNQVIELEGMKITPIEMNHIVPTAGFIVEKENDAFALSSDTYITDKFWQIINKNKKVSKVLIEVSFESVLDGLAKVSKHLTPHLLDEELNKLSRDDLDIFIYHIKEASYNQVQKELKEFPNLIKYNVRDIPSSF, translated from the coding sequence ATGAATTATTTGGGAAAAGTATTAGGTGCTAGTGGTAGCAAAACAAGAGAGAGCGGAACAGTTTCGTTTCAAATTGCAGACAATATTTTAATTGATGCAGGGAATATTTTCCAGAAATATGAATTTGACACAAATAAAATTGAGCATGTATTTATTTCACATTCTCATTTCGATCATATTTTGGAATTACCATTTTTAATTGAAAATGGATTTACCGTTCGGACAAAACCTCTAAAAATTCACGGTTTGAAAAGCACAATTGATAATATTAAAAAATTTATGTTTAACAACGATATTTGGCCTGATTTTTCTCTTATTCCACTTTTAACAACTGGTGAAAAATCAATCAGTTTTGAAGAATTTGAATTTAATCAAGTTATTGAGTTGGAAGGAATGAAAATCACTCCAATTGAGATGAATCATATTGTTCCAACAGCAGGATTTATTGTTGAAAAAGAGAATGATGCATTTGCACTAAGTAGTGATACTTATATAACTGATAAGTTTTGGCAAATAATCAATAAAAATAAAAAAGTTTCAAAAGTTCTTATTGAAGTCTCTTTTGAATCAGTTCTTGATGGTCTTGCAAAAGTTAGCAAACATTTAACTCCACATCTTTTAGATGAAGAATTAAACAAATTATCAAGAGATGATTTGGATATTTTTATATATCATATAAAAGAGGCGAGTTATAATCAAGTTCAGAAAGAGCTTAAGGAGTTTCCAAATCTTATTAAATATAATGTTCGAGATATC
- a CDS encoding putative amidohydrolase (PFAM: Carbon-nitrogen hydrolase), giving the protein MKIAILQTSYSENVNEKLRNMVGEASKNGAELVLLKELHQSPYFPITENPENFDFANNFESDLEFWSDVAKRNSVVLVTSLFEKRAEGLYHNTAFVFEKDGTLAGKYRKMHIPDDPAFYEKFYFTEGDLGFNPIQTSVGKLGVLICWDQWYPEPARLMAMAGAEILIYPTAIGWLDEEPKEERESQKRRWRKIQESHAIANGIPVVAINRVGFESDPSKNFNGITFWGGSFLVDARGEEIVSGSESEEIIYGEVDKKESDEVRRMWPFFRDRRISEYGDLNRRWRD; this is encoded by the coding sequence TTGAAAATTGCAATTTTACAAACTTCATATTCAGAAAATGTGAATGAAAAACTGCGAAACATGGTCGGGGAAGCTTCAAAAAATGGTGCAGAACTTGTTCTTTTAAAAGAACTTCACCAATCACCATATTTTCCAATTACTGAAAATCCAGAAAATTTTGATTTTGCAAACAATTTTGAGAGCGATTTAGAATTTTGGAGCGATGTCGCAAAGAGAAATTCTGTTGTTTTGGTTACATCGCTTTTTGAAAAACGGGCAGAGGGACTCTATCACAATACTGCTTTTGTTTTTGAAAAAGATGGAACTCTCGCAGGAAAATATAGAAAAATGCATATTCCCGATGATCCTGCATTTTATGAAAAATTCTATTTTACAGAGGGCGATTTAGGATTTAATCCAATCCAAACATCAGTTGGAAAACTTGGTGTTTTAATTTGCTGGGATCAGTGGTATCCAGAACCTGCTAGACTTATGGCGATGGCTGGAGCAGAAATTTTGATATATCCGACGGCAATTGGATGGCTTGATGAAGAGCCAAAAGAGGAGCGAGAGTCTCAAAAAAGGCGATGGCGAAAAATTCAAGAATCTCATGCAATTGCAAATGGCATTCCTGTTGTTGCAATAAATCGAGTCGGTTTTGAATCTGATCCTTCAAAAAATTTCAATGGAATTACTTTTTGGGGAGGCAGTTTTCTTGTTGATGCACGAGGTGAAGAGATTGTTTCTGGGTCTGAAAGTGAAGAGATTATTTATGGTGAAGTTGATAAAAAAGAGAGTGATGAGGTTCGACGGATGTGGCCATTTTTCCGAGACCGACGAATTTCAGAATATGGTGATTTAAATCGTCGTTGGAGAGATTGA